Genomic DNA from Ctenopharyngodon idella isolate HZGC_01 chromosome 1, HZGC01, whole genome shotgun sequence:
AGCCAATAAGGTCTTCATTCAGAGAGACTACACTGATGGCACCATCTGCAAGTTCCAGACCAAGTTCCCATCAGAGTTAGACAGCAgggtaagtgtgtgtgtgtgagtgagtgagtgagtgagtgtgtgtgtatgtgtttgtgtggcaGAACAAAAGAGAGACAACACAAGTAAAAAGAGGAGGATGAGAAAAAGACAACAAGGCTCTTCACTCAGAGAAACTCTGCTCTTCAGCAAAAGCACTGCTGAGCCTGCAAACtccacacaacacacacataatgAGCTGCTAATAGAGCTGATAATAGAGTCGTTTAAAGGTGTAAGATCATGTTACAGACGGCCACTAAAGACTTGCTGAATTAAGGCAGGGTGAGAGTTTAACATGTAAAGCTTTCAGTGCCATTCTCAcaatctgtttatttattatgatggAATCGAGTGTTTTTATAACTTCCATCATCTGATCTGAGTCAGATTTTGAATCAAACCCACTAGTTTCTGCCATATAATGAACTCCCTTGTGCTCTCTGATTAGCTGGCTTATCTTGTTCTTGTATCCTATTGGTCAGATTGAGAGGACACTGTTTGAGGACACGGTGAAGACGCTGAATAATTACTATGCAGAGGCGGAGAAGATCGGAGGCCAGTCCTATCTCGAGGGCTGTCTGGCCTGCCTCACAGTTTACCTCATATTCCTGTGCATCGAGACACGCTATGAGAAGGTTCGTTATCAATTTCAGACAAACCCACCTGAATAAACGAAATGACTCATCAAAAGAAAGCTACTTGTCAACTGGTTACTTTACGTGATGGTTTTTGCAGAATATGCAGAATAAAATTGATGCTGATAGTCAAAAGCATgggtatgtgtgtttgtgcaggtgCTGAAGAAGATCTCGCGGTACATTCAGGAGCAGAATGAGAAGATCTATGCTCCACGAGGTCTCCTCATCACAGACCCTATAGAGAGAGGCATGAGGGTCGTATCCTTACACAGTCTAGAaactactgtgtgtgtgtgtgtgtgtgtgtgtgaacaaatgatCAGAAGGTGCTTATTCTTCAGAAACTCTTGTGGAATACAGTGAACAAAATATGTAATACAgccaaataatgtttttagtttatatattaaGAACAAATTGAATATCAACTCAACAGATGTTGCAAGTCAGATAAGATAAATATTGTtctttgttattaaattaatttattcataaagatattaatatttaagatttattataaatgtaagatttattttatatatttttttttacaatagatTGAATATCAATTCAACAAATTgttaaatttcaaataaactaaatgttatttttcatcaaattaagtttttaattaagattttaatttaatatttaaatgtatattttttactgtacgttaaatatatatatatatatatatatatatatatattgtgcctTTTATTGTAATTGGACAAGGATTATAATCGTCAACTacaactaaaaccataaaaaaacactttcattacttgaaataaattaaatataaaaaaaataggtcaaggcaaaatttctcattttcatttagtttgttcaaatactaaaataaataaaactaaataaactaaaaactaaaaatttaataaaaaactatatcGACAAAgcctaataaataaaactaataacaattataaaaacacacagcaaaattgataaaaacttttactaaaattaaaaagaatacaaaaaataattctaaaatcaAAAACTATAGTATCTTTAATTTTGACACCAATTTTGACCATATTCATGGCAGGTAGTATAGTATGAGAATATGTGTAAAGTTATTTCTTTAACTAGTAGTTTGTGCATGTAAGGTTGTTTAATGCTGTGTGAGTTATTTTCTTAACCCGAGTGTGTGTTAGATTGAGATCAGTGTGTATGAGGATCGCGGCTCCAGCGGCTCAAGCTCAGGAAGCAGCACAACCAGCAGCAGTGGACGatgattcacacacacacacacaccaaatgcCATAACATTCACCCGTCCACACGCACTCACTCGCCCACGTGTGACGCCTTCATACTGTCGCCCACTGAACACACACGCCGACCGTTCAGCATTGCCAAACAGAAACACACCTGACATGAACTGCCTCCACAAGACACATCAGCTGTAAGCAGCGCGTCATTACCTCAGTCATCTGAATAGATGTTACCGCGAACCTCCAGCACCTTCACACACCGGCATTTGTTGC
This window encodes:
- the golga7ba gene encoding golgin A7 family, member Ba isoform X2; translated protein: MATEFHNLQELRHSASLANKVFIQRDYTDGTICKFQTKFPSELDSRIERTLFEDTVKTLNNYYAEAEKIGGQSYLEGCLACLTVYLIFLCIETRYEKVLKKISRYIQEQNEKIYAPRGLLITDPIERGMRVIEISVYEDRGSSGSSSGSSTTSSSGR
- the golga7ba gene encoding golgin A7 family, member Ba isoform X1 — protein: MISAPRTATDRTKLPYCHESFHNLQELRHSASLANKVFIQRDYTDGTICKFQTKFPSELDSRIERTLFEDTVKTLNNYYAEAEKIGGQSYLEGCLACLTVYLIFLCIETRYEKVLKKISRYIQEQNEKIYAPRGLLITDPIERGMRVIEISVYEDRGSSGSSSGSSTTSSSGR